The Alligator mississippiensis isolate rAllMis1 chromosome 8, rAllMis1, whole genome shotgun sequence genomic sequence CGAATGGAAACTGAACCGAACTGTTCATTTCCCGTTGCCTGCCTGTTGTTGCCGAAGAGAAACGGCATTTCTCTTCTTAAAACAGGTTGCTTTATACGAAGCTAGTGCGTACAGTTCAGTTTGTAAAAAGGCAGAAACTTGTAAGCAAATCTGGTCGGAAACGGGAAAGTCCTCTATACGACTGCTGACCTCGCCCTCTTCGCTTCCCGTTATTTCTTTCCGAGTGAGCTGGTCTGTACGGGTgggaccctgccctgcctttgcctGGCTTCACACTAACATCACTAACTACCTCACTTGACACTTTACATTACACTCGTTAACCAGGACATTTATAATCTTGGCCACTACTGGCTTTCCCTACAATAGAAGAATTAAATATGTATTGGATATGGACACTGGATTTACAACACGTTACACTGCCTGACGTccgattcaccaggtacctgcctgaccttacCATTACAGACATAcgaaaaactagaactcttggttccaaaatgataccttttattagaccaactggaaaaccATTGCACTTTATTACTACATTATTAGATTTTACCATTTACACTTTTCTTTtgccccaccctcccttcctctcctcccttccttttctaccatttgtcttcctaatatccagctaggcagacaaggttccttgggtgaatttgatatcttttattagaccaacccaaatggttggagaatagttattaagcaagctttcgggtttataTCCAGCTATTAtatccagctatttactttttcacagactacttctggaacgggctcccaagggaggtggtgctctcccctaccctgggggtcttcaagaggaggttggatgagtatctagctggggtcatctagacccagcactctttcctgcctatgcagggggtcggactcgatgatctattgaggtcctttccgaccctaacctaacatctatgaatctacttctTTTCTACCTAGAACTCAACTACAGTAGAGTTTCCCTTACTTTTCTTTTGCCAttatttccccctcctttcctgctcccttctctaccctttgttttcctaattgccacctatttacattttcactgacatcctgtcacacttttagcttctttcattccttggagatcttagaacagcagagacttcctgtgCCAGAAGAAGAGTGCcagcgcccgaaagcttgcaaagaacgttttttccaactactcagttggtctaatcaaagatatcgcatctacccaaagaaacttgcctgcctctgtccttagaccaacacagctacaaccaaaaatcctTAAGTGTGTATTGATTTTCATTATTATATTCATTTGATAACATTTCTCTATCTTATTTTTCAGCTCTGATAGTCAACTTGGCAAAAGTTAGCCCAAGGCATTAAGATGTAATTCTGTGCTTGAATAAGGTCATATCCACAGCCGTTTTTGAcaaagctggagtactgcgtccagtttttggcaccacacttcaagagggatgcggataacctcaagagggtctggaggagggccgcttgtatggttaggggcctgcaggaacggccctacaaggagagactgagggacctggatctcttcagcaaccacaagagaggctgagaggggatctggtggctgtctacaaattcgtcaagggggtggagggggcagcaaggtataggagatactctgtttaccaaggcaccccttggaataactagaagcaatggccacaaactgacaaggagcagatttagactagacgtatggaagaacttctttacggtgagggttactagagtctggaatgggcttccaagggatgtggtgctctcccctaccttgggggtctttgagaggagattggacaagcaactggctggggtcatttgaacccagtgctctttcctgcccaaggcagggagttggacttgatgatccactgaggtcccttccgaccctaaaaatctatgaaagggTCCCATTAACAGCTGCTTAGCAAATTAAGGCTCAGGGACTGACATGtgcctttttaaaacaaataaaaatattatttctctTACACCATTAAAACCATAGCTCCCCATGCTGACTCTAATACACTTATTTTCACAAAGTTAAACTATTTCGGTCACTCTGAAACCTGAGTAAGAGTAggattttcccttttcttttcttcaagaGCAGAGTTACACTGAGAACGTTTCAGTGGATAATAGCCATATTTACAACTTCGGATCAGATGTCTTCAAAAATCATACCATAAATCAAATTAATTCAAGCATAAACAAACATCTGTGACTGACGTAGCACGCTTCAAGTAGCTAATGCCTCAGTCAATGTTATTCATTTTGGGACCGACTGAGAGAAAGCAGAATCAAAATGAAGAAGTTActtgtgtttatttttcttttggtccTCCTTACCACTTCTGCAGGTAAGAGATTTTATAAAACAAATCTACTTGTGACTGTAAATGTGCAGGGTTGTATTATAACATTAGTGTTTTAACCTTATATATAAATATGTTCATATTTCAGTTAATCATTCATAGtataataacattaaaatatcatGATACACTGCAGCCTTTCAATAAAatcaataaaattaataaaactgATAGTTACAATTATACTACTATAGAACATACTTTACTCTCTGCATTGCTACATTTATTCACAAAAAACCTAAAAAGGCATTTTGGTGTCATTGGCTTATCAGGGATTTGCTAGCTAAATATTTAATTCAATTTCTTTAGCTTAATACTTAGTCCAATGACAGTTTGATCAGTCACTTTGTCTGAATAACAGCCTTGAAGGTAGTGCAGCATGTAACAAAAAAACCTGGAAGGATTATTAAATACACTTAAGAAGAAGatgctgttattttttttataatttggaACAGGAACATTAATAAATAGTATTCTGTGTAGGTTTTGCTTTTCATTAGCAGAACTAGCTTATAAGAAGCACAAATATAttataaaagcatttaaaattcCATTCCTCTTCTGGAATGTAATATCCCTTGGGAAGGTGCTGGGATGAAAGAGCACTTTGTGTGCTCAGAAAAATCAGGGTTGAAAACATTTCACTTATGGACCTGAAAGATAAAATATTAACTTGTTAACTTCACCCTTAATCGCTGCTCCTACCCTTTTACTTTAGATGCTTCACCGATTTTCACTGAAAAAGAAGCCAAACAGATTTTGAGGACCCGTCGTGAAGACAGACCAAGAAAAGCTGGTTTTCCTGATGAGCCAATGAGGGTGATTTACTACTTTTAATTTTCATTGAAACAAACTAAACATAGTTCACTGTATTCAGTGCTTAATGTGGGATGGAATTCTAAATGATTAGCGTAGTCAACTGCAAACTCCATTCTTTTTAACAGCTGAGCCAGTGTTTTTAAAGTCTTTAAAGCAGTGAAATGTATGTAAAGCCATCTGCATTCTTTAAACTACTTTTAGGGAAGCATTCTAAAATACTGAATGCATCTCTGCACTATATGTACTTGCAAAATGTACAAATCATTTATCATCTATGGAATCATTATTCTAATATGTAGATTCAATTACTGATCCAAAGATGGATTTCTCTCTATGTGAATGTGGTGCTCCTTACATTTGTTCTGAAAAATGAAACACAACATCAGGAAAAGGAAAATTGCTTGCTTTACATTTTGCACTCAAAGTTGGCCAGGGGGTGCAGGTGTCAGTGGTCTGTGTGGAGATTTAGGTAGCTCTGAACTTGCTTTTCAGATCCGTTGCATGTATTAACTTTTTCTACAAATGCTAGGGATAGGCTCATACATTATGAGACCATGCATGTCTTTGATGGTTAGAGTCAAACTACATTGTTTTTGCATGTAGTATTTGTTATTATTTGCCAATTAACAGCATTataacaaaagggaaaaaagaaaggagctgtttgttttatttgcttCTGACAGAGTGCAGTATAATGCCAGACTTCTTAAAAGTTACttagagcatttaaaaaaaaatcactgcataTTTCCCTCCAAAGTCAATAAACTGTGTTAAAATTACATGGTTCTGAAGAGGCTAAAAGCCACAGAAGCCAGAAAGTAGACAATAGAGGAAGCATTTCTAATGAGTGTAAAGACCGTAGATCAGCAACCCTCTGAGTACTTCTGACATAAATGGAACCTTGAGGTGTTCAGCACCTCACGGGACTGTCACGTGCCTTGCAGGATTGAACCTCACCCATACAGGGCAGGTGGCTAGAAAATACTGGTAGTTCTGTCTTTCTTATGTTTCCGTATAGTAGTGAGGAATTACCCATCCGGCAATCATGGAAGACTGATTTTTCTAACACGCCAGAGATCCATTTTCAGGTTATTTGGCGTCTGTTTGTCCCCGGCGACTGATTCAGCCATTAGTCTAAGCAAGCACAGAATTATTGTAATCACcctgagaaagagaaagaggggtTGAAAAGGAGTAAGACGTTTTAATACATTTAGACGGGAAAAGggtagaaagacatataggcaCAAAGGgaaattcaatttaaaatttaCCAATACAGAGAAGTGGAAAAGAATGGTTTCTTGTGACACCTTTTTTATTGGAACTCTTCTCAGCAGATGTTCAAAAGTGTCCAAAAATTCAAGAGTGTCCTAGCCTCCAAGACTGAAAAAGAACTACTTTCCTGTCATCTAATCCCAGATACACCTGGCCCTTCTGAATCCAGCTCTGGTAACTCACTCGAGAAGTAGTTGAGTCACTGTTGAACCTTCTACAAAAATGGTTCAAGTCAAACCTGCCCTAGGTCCCTAGACCTTTGGGACAGGCACTTCACATTCATTATGGCCTCCCACATCCAGCCACAGATGACTGACCTCTTACACACACTTCTCTGGCCTCACCGTGGACAGTGAAAGGCACTGCTCTGAGGAAGGCACTGCTTATACAGGGCCAGCCTCTTAAAGCATATTAAGCAGCCAGCTCTCTGAACCCTCTGCCAGTGGTCCTGAGACTTCTCAGAGTAGTCAGAGAGTTGGCATAGCTCCTCCTGAAGGCTCACCTGTAATCTATTCAAATATGAAGAGGGATTCAGGTTGGCAGCACTCTTGTTTTATGAGGATCCACAGCATTCACGTGCAATGGCAAGTGAGGGAGGCAGGGTATGGTTGCCCAAGGGTTATCAACAAGAGGGTTCAGAATTGACACCCTGCAGAAAATCTTGACTACTAGATTGGTTGGCATCAGCCTACCCCAGCAGGGCAGCTGATCCTCTGCTTAACAATACTGGTGGACAACCCAGGGAGGAAGAGATTTTATAATTACTGCCCTCTACATAGATCAAGATGAGAGAATCGGCTACCTCAAGAGGACAGGTTCAACACCCTTGCAGCTTGGGTGTATCTCAGCTCCTTACATTTAATCCCAAGCCTGGGCCACACTTTGTGTATGGAGAGACCGGCGAAGGGATGAGATGACCCTGGCAGAGGTAGCATCCCTCTACCTCAGGAGAATCAGGACCAATAAAGAAACAACTAACCTCAAGAAGAGAGGTGCACCAACCCTGCAAAAAGACCATATGATAACTCTCCGCACAAGAAGTTTCCCATTTCACCAGGCTAGGGCCAGGCTTGACTGAAGGAGCACTTTGAATGGGATCATGCAACACAAACTCCAGCCATGTAGGAAAGAAATCCTCCTCAGTCAAGGAGGCAGCTTCTTTCTACTTTAAAAGAGCCTGACTCCTTATCAGTTATGGCTAAGTTACTCCCACTTCTATACTTTCCTCTTCATTCACTAGGATGACATGAGCAGATGAACGCTGACATGATGACTTTTCAATATCATGGTGCCCAACATACTTATGAAGTACCTCGTATGACATGATGGCACTACAAACATTGGCCAGGAGCTCTACAGCTGACTACAACATCCAGGATTAGGTTGGGTTTCAAACTACAAGCAAGTGAGACTCATGAATTTGCTGGAAAGTAGAAGGTACACAGGGTCTATCTAATAATACAATGCCACCAACACCAATGGCCGAGTATTAGCCTGGCTATAAAACCATAATAGTTTAGACAAAAGCAGATAGATTGGTTCAATTTCTACATGACAGCAGGTTACATGCAACTTGTGTTACTAGAAGATACAATTCACTCATTCTGCATGTGAGGTCCTAGTATCGAGCTAGAATAATGTCTCCTGCCTCTTGTCTTCATTTGCCTGGGGTGTGAACACTTGCCATTGCTGGTCTGTCCCTGTCCTATGTCCAGTGTTGCCTTCTACACAGTCACAAACTGCCTGCAAATTTTCTATTGCAACTGGTTTTGCATGAAAAAACGGGTTTGGACTAAGCAGGTACAAAGAGTTTGCTTTCTGACAAGCAGAACATTTAACTCTGTCAAAAAATACTCTCAAAGCTTGAAAAATTGGGGGTTttagattgaaaaaaaaacatcAAGATTTGCTGTGGAAAAAGGAAATGCTTTTGGATCAGCTCTACACTCCTTCCCATGTGAAGCATTTTCCCCTCTGCTCTAATGGGATAAGACAGTCTCTTGCAGGTCTCTCATGATCCTTTCCACAGCCCCAATTCAAAGCTTATGTGGGAAATGAACCTTTTATGGGTCCTATGTACTAGGGTGAAATTTATGCTGGGATGATTACACCTGTTAAAGCTGCCTCTGTTAATATTCTTCAAGCAAGTGCTACAAGCATTGGGTCAGAGCACTCTCAACCAGggaattattttaaattacagtTCTTCATAGCACTGCTCCACCTCAAAATTATGATTATGTCTAAAAGCTTATTAATTTAAAGGCAGCAAATGAGTCAAATTTATAAAAATGCCAGCTACGCTCTTGATATATTCAAGATTGTGATACGAATCCAGCTTGCCAGTCGCACAGTTTCATCGCAACCACATGCTCTTCTTTGAGTGCTTGTCATATAGTGTCACTCAGGCATCTGAGCTTGAGGACCTGGCAATGTTCAAGGGAAGCCTTAAGAAGCAAGAGTCTGAACCTTTGTGCTTCCTATTCTTGTCCTGCGGCCCTTCCCGGTCAAGGAAAGCACAGCACTGGAAAGTTTGCAGGGAGGGACATTAAGTCCTCTTTATGGGGTCCCTAAGGGAGTGAGAGAAGTAAAAGGAGAGGAGTAAAACAGAGACCTAAAAGGACCTCCAACACTACACAATCGGTGGAAATTTCTTTACTCCAGGGTAATGCCCAGCACCTTTTGAGGGTAGCCTTGCAGTGTGAGCAGTGCTGAAAAGCAAGAACAGCAACTGAGGATGCAGCTCCAAGTGTGTGATGTCAGCCCAAATCAATAATGCTCCTTCAGGGGCCTGAGTAAGTACAGGACGTGACCTGGAGCACGCTGGTGGTGTCAAGGGCTCATGCTAGGGCTCTGACTGTTGTCAAGACTCCTGGCTGGAAGCAGCGGTGGGGACTGTTTGAAAAATGGCACGAATACTGACAGCATCCCTTCACACAGAGAACGTCTCTTTTCAAAACGAGTCAGCTAAACGTTGGCCAGTCAAGGAACTGTCACATAAATCACTTAGTGTGATCAGAAGCAACCTTGCAGAATATATGTTTTTTTCCACTGGCTATAAAATGTACATGGCTCGATGCATTCCTGTCTTGTACTATGTGATTTTTAAAGCCAGAGTTAAGATTGTTTGACTCTAGGTATCCTCACTTAGCAGTGTATAGTCATTTTAGTTAATGCTGAACTTTAAAGAGCACGTaatctcctacccctctccagAGAGTATGTATTAATGATCACAACATGCCTTTTAAATGCTGAGGGATGATCAGACCTGATACAAATTGTATAGGAAATATTTTACCTTTTAAGGTAGACTTTTCGATAAAGACCTTGTACCTTTTAACTGCTGCTTATCCTCTGCATCCCAAAGCAGGCTGCATTCTGAGGGAGTTGATTTTGGCACTGCATTGTACTTGGGATGCTACAGGGAAGGCTCATGGGCCTTTTCTAGTAAAACTGCATTTCTTCCAGCCAGGCATTGAATGTGCCATTGAAATGACATCTTAACATTCAACTTATCTGACAGATTTCTCTTAAAAATTTCCCcaaatagacaaaaaaaaaaatagtaatcaATAACTGAGAAATGCAAGCCATTTCTCCTGAGCCTTTTCTTATTTAGGCATGCACCCACTGAAGTAAGtaacaaaacttccattgacttcagagtcTATTACACCTCATTCAGTTTTTACATCCACAACCCTGTCTTTTCCATTTATACCCTGAATGGCTGTGTTTTTCATGCCGTCTAAGTGCTTTGGGGTCACtgcaaatagctttaaaaattcCAGCCTATTCTTTATCCTGCATTCAGTGCCCTGGATCTAAGGTATATGTTCAGTTCAAGCAGAGGACTAATCCCATCAGAAGAAGTAATAAACCCATATCAGAATGGATTTAAAGGGAACATCAAATTCTGAGTCAAACATTTGGAGGAGTCTTGCCAACCGCACAGGGCAGACAATTTAACCTATTGATGACATGGTGTTTTTTCCCAATAACAACATAAGTATGTCATTGTTACAGTATGCTGGTATCTACCTATGCTGTAAAGTAATTTAGAAAACAAGCTGGGATCTCAGAGTGAGTAGAGTTTATATGCATtaaactggaggaggaggagaggaatcAGATAATTTTGTGAAAACACAACACACAATAGATTGTTCTGTTACTGATGATGAAAACATCCCAGGGACACTTCAGAGCATGAGATTCTCATAGATATTCTCATAGACTATTAGGAATAGGAACTACTGTTGTTAGCACTGGAAAGCTGGGAATTATGGCAGTTCTTTCGAGCTCTGAGACATCAGACGGCAAAAAGGACCCACCCAAAGAAGCCTTGTTAGCCAAGTGACTCACAACTAGATGAGATTTTAATAGAAGCTGGTAAAAGAGGTACAatcagacccctccccccccaacattaTAAGTTGGTCTGATGGTAATATTAGAAATGCTTTAAAAACTGGGAGGGAGAACTGTTCATACTGACCAGAAGGTTTACCATCCCTGACTGGGATGTTACAGTTTTGAAGCAGAAGCTGTTTTAAGGAGGTCACATGCATGGATTCTAAGTTTTAGCTGCTTACCTGGGAAAGCCATATCATTTTATAATCCCCTTGTAAAGATCTGTAAATGAGTACTGCTTACTGGCATTCCCCACAGCACTGCCATGTGGCCCACAGCTATAGGTCCCACAGCTTTTAATCTGTAGAGCTCAATGTTCAAAGGAGACTGAGATGAATGTAATTACAGAACCCCAGGTCCCTCCACTGGGCCAGCAAAGACTTGAGTGTGTGTATTCAAATCAACTCATGTTCATGCAGATGTCTTTAATTCTGAAAATTAATGCTAATCTGCCTATAAAAACCTGGCCCATGATGAACAGCCTGGCTGCTAACAGGATGAGGTTTTTACAGATCCCTTTCAAGGTGTCATCGTTTCCCGCTCTGGGCTAAATTCAGCCTTTTTGTAAGCAGTGAAATGTCCCTGCATTCAAAGGGCTGATGCCAGGATTCAGTGACCACCTATTCAAATGCAGTTCTCTTCTCTTCAAACAGGAGCACATGCTTTACCTGCAGCGCTTGGAGCAGAGATCGGAAGAACAATTCCTTGAACACTGGTTAAATCCACACTGCTTCCCACATTGCAACCGGGACTTAGTTTATCCAGTCTGAAGGCTCTGATTTTTCCTCGTCAATGGTACGTGTTGCACTTTGTACATGCACCATCATTTTTTCCAAATTAAAGTGTAACTGAAGTCCATGTCACACTGGTGGATAATATTTCACATCATATCCAGGgttcaatttaaaaagaaaaccagtgAGCTATGGTCAGGCTACTACAAGCATTCACTAATTTACACCCCAGAATTGGGCATGCTTTGGTTCACACTCAGGCCCTAATCATATCAAGACTAGTGCAGTGGGcagcaggctgtgctgggctggacAGGCGTGTGTCTCAGTGAAGGCTGTGTGTGGGTTTACATGAGGTTACTCACTCATCACATACCATGGACCTTCTCTCCCACTTGCAAGTGCACAGAATAGAAAAGGAACAAAgggaggcagcagtgtggggatccCGCCCAATTCTCTTCAGGCTATTAAAGTACTTGGCAACACAGGAGCAAAATGATTGCTGTTGCTTCAACTCTTCCCCCTAGGTTGGTTGCCCTGCCCCTCTGTTTACAGCTGGCCTTTATTTAAACAGCACACTGCACCTTGGCTTATAGTTGTCTGTGAAAAGGCAGCAATATTGAACTTACAGTTGTCTGTAACCACAATGATTAGACAATGGGATCATAGATACTTCACCAAGGTCTTGAAAAAAGCTGGGCTCATTCTACATTATCTCAGCGACCATATTTTGGTAGCAGATGGTAGCAGCTGATTTTTGTTAAGGTAATCATGATAGAACTGATATACTGAATAGCTGTTAACCATGGGCATCTCCATGCTGTTTGCATAAGTCATGTGTTCAGTGTATGACTTCTCAGATCAGTGAAACTAAATTGGCCCACTATCTCAGTCTGCTGCATGTAGAAGGGTTGAACGGGAAAATACCATTAGAGAGGCTCTTCAAAGCTCGCCCCAGAAATCAGGCACTCCCCAGAAACCATTCTCTACCAACACGAAACTCCACAATGATGTGTCATACTATGTTGTTCAACTCTATTATATGTTGTCCTTCTGATTCTTGGTGTGTCCTGCATGCAGCAACATCTGCTGATTGTTGAACACTGAAACCATTATGTCCCTACAGACAGGAGGAGGAGAATTTGGAAAATATAAGCACAAGTGTCTTTGAAACTCTTCAGAAACTCACCTGCTCGTGATACCAAAGAGAAACAACTTGCCACATATTgtgcaaaatgttgtaatatGAACATCCTTGTTTTTTCTTATGTCGTTTAAAACAACATGGAAGTATTAGCTGCAATGACATTTTTAACATCACCATTAGACACCTGACAGAATGCCTCATTGAGATGAAATGAAGCACTTCAGGCCTTTCAGAGCTATTGATTCAGGCTGTCAGCAGACTCAGGAAGATATAATGTTGTAAACAAAATGGGAACTAATCTCATGGTTAACTTCATGACCAGAAAGGTATCTGGACGCCTAAAGATACAGTTAGGTActcagtgggattttcaaaaaagcCTAAGCAGTGTAGTctttcttccccccttccccagcctgtctctcacccattgacttctcaatctacattttcactgactacctgtcttgtatgcataccagcccagcccctggcttctttagtTTTCATttcacccaggaagagcacacaccaactgctgaaacttccttagcctgatgaagggtttttgaacccgaaagcttgcttaataattgttttccagttatttaagttggtctaataaaagatatcagattcacccaaagaaccttgtctgcctaagcaGTGTAGGCACCTCTCAATGATGgcagtgggagtgaggcacctaactagcttttgaaaatcccagcaggTGTCTGTCTGCATTAGATTCCTAAACACCattgaaaatctggccttttaAGCCAGACTTGATAGAATGACACCAAGTTAAACCAGCTTCATgtccagctcttaaaaaaaaccaaacaccaaCATCACCAACAACACAAagcaaaatggggaaaaaaccccaactcaAGTTTAGATACTGGGACAGAAGTTGGGAGTTTGTAAAAGACATGCCAGTCATCGCACAGCTGAGAATTGTTCGCTGGAGTGTTGTGAAGGCTAATGTGTGAAGTACAATGTTAGTGTTTCGTATTATCGACCTGTCTTTCTATGTTTTAAcaatctctctctcctctttttccagAGATCGCCACATGCATTTGAGAGAAAAAGATGTGTGATTCTGCTAACAGAAAGTGCCTCATTCAATATCTGCTAAATACTAACTGTAGAGCTGAGCATCTCTGGAATATTGTACAATCCTAGGGATGCGGCAAAGCTTTCCTTTTCAATgatagattttaaaaatatctttgtttCATTATATTAACTAAATCACTATGAATCTTCAAACAATAGGAAAACTAATGCATGAGTAAAAGACACTATGGTTCCCCTCCAAGATTTAAAGAATGGGCTGGAATAAACCACCAGCTAGCCTTAGAACATACTTATTTTGGGTACTGTTTTAGATTACATTGAAGCACAGAGAGTCTTTAAGGGAAAGGAAGGCGAAGCTGCCACTCTTTAGGTCCTTGGAGGAAACCATAATTATAGCATCTCTGCAGTTTTAATAATAAGAGTACTATACTTAAGCTCAATATGTATGCAGCATTAATCTTTTATGTTAATTGCCTTCTGAGCTTTTTCAC encodes the following:
- the C8H17orf67 gene encoding uncharacterized protein C17orf67 homolog; this encodes MKKLLVFIFLLVLLTTSADASPIFTEKEAKQILRTRREDRPRKAGFPDEPMREHMLYLQRLEQRSEEQFLEHWLNPHCFPHCNRDLVYPV